A single genomic interval of Microbacterium galbinum harbors:
- a CDS encoding quinone oxidoreductase family protein has translation MARAIVYTEIGSPDVLHLTEVPDPLAGPGEIVVRIEAAGVNPIDAKIRGGRRPSPPITEPRPVGFDGAGVVDQVGDGVEGFAVGDRVAIRDAHGTYASALLVRPEHLALLPDAVTAAEGAGIGIPAGTAYQVLRSLAVGPDDVLLVHAGSGAVGQAAVQFAVAWGATVIATASPSRHAQLRELGAIPVAYGDGLLERVRDAAPSDVTVVFDGAGTDEAIEVSLALVADRDRIGTIVRGPDAASFGIRAFSGGSPVPLTDEEQAWRAEALPKTIELLASGDFVIELGPELPLAEAARAHELVEAHVAGKIVLVP, from the coding sequence ATGGCTCGCGCGATCGTCTACACCGAAATCGGCTCCCCCGACGTCCTCCACCTCACGGAGGTGCCCGATCCCCTCGCCGGTCCCGGCGAGATCGTGGTGCGCATCGAGGCCGCGGGGGTCAACCCGATCGACGCGAAGATCCGCGGCGGACGCCGCCCCTCGCCGCCCATCACCGAACCCCGCCCGGTCGGCTTCGACGGTGCGGGTGTCGTCGATCAGGTCGGCGACGGTGTGGAAGGCTTCGCGGTCGGCGACCGGGTCGCGATCCGCGACGCCCACGGCACCTACGCGTCGGCCCTGCTCGTGCGCCCCGAGCACCTCGCCCTCCTGCCCGACGCGGTGACCGCCGCGGAGGGCGCCGGCATCGGCATCCCCGCCGGCACCGCCTACCAGGTGCTGCGCTCGCTCGCCGTGGGCCCCGACGACGTGCTGCTCGTGCACGCGGGTTCCGGCGCCGTCGGCCAGGCCGCCGTGCAGTTCGCCGTGGCGTGGGGCGCGACCGTGATCGCGACCGCCAGCCCCTCGCGCCACGCGCAGCTGCGCGAGCTCGGCGCGATCCCCGTGGCCTACGGCGACGGCCTGCTCGAACGCGTGCGCGACGCCGCACCGTCCGACGTCACCGTCGTGTTCGACGGCGCCGGCACCGACGAAGCCATCGAGGTGTCACTCGCGCTCGTCGCCGACCGCGACCGCATCGGCACGATCGTGCGCGGACCGGACGCCGCATCATTCGGTATCCGTGCCTTCTCGGGCGGCTCGCCGGTCCCGCTCACCGACGAGGAGCAGGCCTGGCGCGCCGAGGCGCTGCCGAAGACCATCGAACTCCTCGCGAGCGGCGACTTCGTGATCGAGCTCGGACCCGAGCTGCCCCTCGCCGAGGCCGCCCGGGCCCACGAACTCGTCGAGGCGCACGTCGCGGGCAAGATCGTGCTGGTGCCGTAG
- a CDS encoding alkylhydroperoxidase domain protein, giving the protein MTSPTAVDARTASPLRHADSPHPHAFTRANVGWTPHLAPLAVEELTDRHYEGLVDAARAKNDYFRLLARDPEVLKARTLVDNDIFYNVAEGLPRADRELAATAASRRNGCVFCASVHSRFAAHHGKRPDDVDLLLDEGVGADLGERWNAIVAASVALTDTPSAFGVAEVERLRAAGLDDLEIADVIHGAAFFNWANRLMLSIGRAVAPSD; this is encoded by the coding sequence ATGACATCTCCCACCGCCGTCGACGCCCGCACGGCCAGCCCGCTGCGCCACGCCGATTCGCCGCATCCGCACGCGTTCACGCGCGCGAACGTCGGGTGGACGCCGCACCTGGCGCCGCTCGCGGTCGAGGAGCTGACCGATCGCCACTATGAGGGGCTGGTCGATGCGGCGCGTGCGAAGAACGACTACTTCCGGCTGCTCGCGCGTGATCCCGAAGTGCTCAAGGCGCGCACGCTCGTCGACAACGACATCTTCTACAACGTGGCGGAGGGGTTGCCGCGCGCGGATCGCGAGCTCGCGGCGACGGCCGCCTCGCGCCGCAACGGGTGCGTGTTCTGCGCCTCGGTGCATTCCCGCTTCGCGGCGCACCACGGCAAGCGTCCCGACGACGTCGACCTCCTGCTCGATGAGGGCGTGGGCGCGGATCTCGGAGAGCGGTGGAACGCGATCGTCGCGGCATCCGTCGCGCTGACCGACACCCCCAGCGCTTTCGGGGTGGCGGAAGTGGAGCGGCTGCGCGCGGCGGGGCTCGACGATCTCGAGATCGCCGACGTCATCCACGGTGCGGCGTTCTTCAACTGGGCGAACCGCCTGATGCTCTCGATCGGCCGGGCGGTCGCGCCGAGCGACTGA
- a CDS encoding CMD domain protein: MTHDVVDRIVGVTPELNALRHRRPVTRDQLQASFDALFAPVSDAEVSQAEREIVAAFATALAGADDPTAAFYAARAQEADAERSAVALAEAASAAVAGPFGAYTELGLQSENTDGSRYTPSDAAVAALGERLAAALAHAHLLVLRPREASGDDLGRLVEAGWSADGIITLSQLVSFLAFQQRVVTGLKVLA; this comes from the coding sequence ATGACTCACGACGTCGTCGACCGGATCGTGGGGGTGACGCCGGAGCTGAACGCTCTGCGGCACCGTCGCCCCGTCACCCGCGATCAGCTGCAGGCGAGCTTCGATGCGCTGTTCGCCCCCGTCTCGGATGCGGAGGTGTCGCAGGCCGAGCGCGAGATCGTCGCGGCGTTCGCGACGGCTCTCGCCGGCGCCGACGACCCGACGGCGGCGTTCTACGCCGCACGGGCGCAGGAGGCGGATGCCGAGCGCTCGGCGGTCGCGCTCGCCGAGGCCGCGTCCGCCGCGGTCGCAGGACCGTTCGGCGCGTACACCGAGCTGGGTCTGCAGTCCGAGAACACCGATGGATCGCGCTACACCCCGTCGGATGCCGCGGTCGCCGCTCTCGGGGAGCGCCTCGCCGCGGCCCTCGCCCACGCGCACCTGCTCGTGCTGCGCCCGCGTGAGGCCTCGGGAGACGACCTGGGGCGTCTCGTCGAGGCGGGGTGGTCGGCCGACGGCATCATCACCCTCTCGCAGCTCGTCTCGTTCCTCGCGTTCCAGCAGCGCGTCGTCACCGGATTGAAGGTTCTCGCATGA